The Acidimicrobiia bacterium sequence ACCCAGCGCCTCAAGCTGCCCTTCGGGATTGCACAGGTGGGAAAATCCTTTCGCAACGAGATAACGCCGGGCCAGTTCGTGTTCCGGACCCGCGAGTTCGAGCAGATGGAGATGGAGTATTTCTGCCGGCCTGAGGAGGCGGGGCAATGGTTCGAGTACTGGATCGAGATCCGATCTGAGTGGTATCGCAATCTGGGAATGAACGAGAACAACTTGCGAATTCGCAAACACGACGACGACGAGCTGTCGCACTACTCGGCCGGCACCGTCGACGTCGAGTATCGCTTTCCGTGGGGTTGGGACGAGCTCGAGGGGATCGCCAATCGCACCGATTTCGATCTACGGCAGCACACCGAGCACAGCGGCCAGGACCTGCGGTACTACGACCAGGAGGCAGATCTCCGCTTCTTCCCTTACGTGATCGAACCGGCCGCCGGGGCGACCCGCACAACTTTCGCGTTCCTGATCGACGCCTACGATGAAGAAGAGGTGCGCGGCGAGAAGCGGGTCGTTCTGCGGCTCGATCACCGGCTGGCGCCCTATCAGCTCGCCGTCTTGCCGTTGTCCAAGAAGCGAGAGCTGACCGAGGGAGCGGAACGGGTGGCCGCCACGCTGCGGCCGCTCTACAACCTCGAGGTCGACGTCACCCAGGCGATCGGTCGCCGTTACCGGCGTCAAGACGAGATCGGGACCCCCTACTGCATCACCTATGACTTCGATTCGATTGAAGATGCGGCAGTAACGGTGCGCGATCGGGACACGATGGAGCAAGACCGTGTGTCGATCGACCGCCTCGAGGAGTATCTGAGGACGAAGCTGACGGCCTGAGTCGCGGGTCGCGGCGCCGTTCCAATTGCCAATTGCTTTCTGCCAGTGGCGTTGGTTACCGTTCCTTCTGGAAGCGATTCCAAGCAGGTGTCCCCGTGCCGACGATCTTTGATGTGGCGCAGGCGGCCGGAGTCGGTGTAGGTACCGTATCGCGGGTGCTCAACGACAGTCCGGCGGTGAGCGATGCCACGCGGTCCAAGGTGCAAGCGGTCATTTCCGACCTCGATTACCGACCGAGTTCGCTGGCGAGGGGACTCTCCCTCGGCACCACCAACATCATCGGAGCCGTCGTGCCGAAGGTGACGCGCCCCTCTTCGATGGAACGCCTGCGCGGCGTGCTCGACGAGTTGGGCGGATCCGGCTACGACCTCGCCCTCTACCAGGTGGACGGCGAAGAACAGCGTTCGTCCCGGATCCGGGATATCGTCCGGCCCGACCGGTGTTCTGCCGGTTTGCTCATCTCATTGCGGGCCGCTCCGGACGAGATCTTGGTGATGACGCAAGCGAAGCGACCTGTGGTGACGATTGATGGTCACATCGAAGGCCTTCCGGGTTGTCACATCGACAATGTTGCCGGCGGACGAATGGCGACCGAGCATCTGCTCAGACTCGGCCACCGGGTGATCGCGTTCGTGGGAGATATCGAAGACGATCTCGGATTCAACCCGGGGGCGGCAAGGTTCGAGGGCTACCAGGAGGCGTTGAGGGGACTTGGTATTGCGCGCCGCGACGATCTGATCAAGACGGGACCGCATAGTAGGGAGAGCGCCGACGAGTTGACCCGAGGACTCTTCGGTGCATCCGATCCGCCAACAGGCATCGTGGCCACCAGCGATACGCAGGCGTTCGGAGTGATGGCGGCCGTTCGTTCGCAGGGCCTCGAGGTACCCACCGACGTCTCAGTGGTCGGGTTCGATGATCTAGAATTAGCAGGGCATCTGGGGCTCACCACCGTGCGGCAGCCTCTGTACGAATCCGGAGTGCTGGGCGCCCGAATGCTCCTACAACAGCTTGATGGACATCGAGATGGTTTGGACGTTGTGGAGTTGCCGCTCGAGGTAGTAGTGCGCGAGACCACAGCCCCACCGAGCAAAGGCTCAGCGCTTTATGGCGCATGAGCAGACCCTATTAGGGTTGGCAATTGGGAATCACCTGATTCCCGGAAGAAGGAGGAGTCATACTCCATGAAGAAAACAAGATGGATATCACTATTCGTCGCGTTGCTGCTGCTGGCAGCCGCGTGCGGCAGTGGCGACTCAACGGATACGACGGTAGCCGAGAAGCCGGTAGTCAATGTATTCGGCGCGTTCTCGGGTGTCGAGGCCACCGCGGTGCAAGAAGTCATCGACGCCGAACTCAGCTCGAAAGATTACAGCGCTGTGTACGAGGGTTCAGACAGCTTCGAGGAGCAGATCAAGATTCGGGTCGACGGCGGCAACCCGCCCGACATCGCTCTTTATCCGCAACCTGGTGCACTCGTTCAGCAGGCTGAAGCCGGCAAGTTGATTGCGCTCGAGGATCTCGGGTTCGATATGGCCGCGCTAGAAGCCACGTTCGGGAAGTACCTGCTGTCACTGGCTGAAGTCGACGGCAAGCACTACGGATTGCCGACCAATACCAACTTGAAGAGCCTCATCTGGTACCCGCTTCCCGAATTCACGGACGCCGGATATGAGGTTCCCACCACCTGGGATGAGCTGATCACCCTCAGCGACAAGATCGTCGCCGACGGCGGTACGCCCTGGTGCATCGGCACCGGAAGCGATGCAGCAACCGGATGGACCGCCACCGACTGGATGGAGGACATCATGCTCCGTACCGCGGGGTCTGATGCCTACGACCAGTGGGTGTCGGGCGACTTGCCCTTCGCCAGCCCTGAGGTGAAGCGGGCGGCGGAGCTGCTGGGCCAGATTGTCTTCACTGAAGGCTATGTGCTCGGTGGCGCAGCGGCCATCCCCGATATCGACTTCCGTGATGCGCCGGATCCGATGTTCAACAATCCGCCTAGCTGCTTCCTGCACCGGCAAGCGTCGTTCATCACCCAGTTCTTCAATGTTCCTGGTGAAGAAGAAGGCGCTTCCGGCCTCGAAGCCGGCGTCGACTACGGCGTCTTCGCCTTCCCCGACATCGATCCCGGTGTCAAGGGTGCTCTGGGCGCCGGTGAGCTGGCGGCAGTCTTCGTCGATCGGCCCGAGATCCGCGAATTCCTCAACGACTTCACGTCTACGGAAGTCCAGTGTGCGCAGGGAGCAAGTGCCGCTGGTCGTATCTCACCGAACACGAACGTCGGCGCCGACTGCTATCGCGACGACATTCTGGCCACGGCCTCGGAGGCAATTGTGGCCGCCCTCGCTACCGAAGGCTTCCGGTTCGATGCGTCGGACCTGATGCCCTCAGAGGTCGGATCCGGTCAGTTCTGGACCGGCATGAATGTCTACATGCGTGAAGGTCCCGATTCGCTCGACAAGGTGCTGGCAGACATCGACGCTGCCTGGCCCAGGTAGAACAACTGAATAGATAACCCACGAGGGGCGGCGACGGCGCCGCCCCTCGTCGTGTAGTCTCCCGCTTGCTATTCGACGGGAGGAGTAGGCCAATGGACGACAATCAACCCGGCAAGGGTGTCCTCACCTCCGACAAGCCTGTGCCGGTCGATGAGCTGGATCGCGCATCCGGCATTCTCGTTGTGCTCTACCGGATCATTGCGTCCCTGGCGGTACCGGTCGTGTCGTTCATCATCCTGTGGCTCACGTTCAACTGGCTCCGGGACTCCGACGCCAGCCGGGCGCTGCAGGTCGTGGTGGCAATCGTTGTCGGTGTCGGCGGCGTGTTTGCGCTCTTCTGGGGCATGGACTTCGTCGTCAATCAGTTGCCGGACCGCCTGAGAGAGCACGTACGCCCGTTCGTATTTGTCGGGCCGGCTCTCGTGATTCTCAGCGTGTACCTCGTGTACCCCGCCATCAACACGCTGATAATCAGCTTCAAGGACAAGTCCCAGGAGGCCTGGGTGGGGTTGGAGAACTACGGCTTCGTGTTCACCGATGACGCCATGCTCCGCTCGATTCGCAACACAGTGCTCTGGATCATCATCGTCCCGCTCATCTCGGTCGGCGTCGGTCTCGCTTTTGCGACGCTGGCGGATCGGCTCCGGCGGGGAGAGGCTGTCGCCAAATCTCTGATCTTCCTGCCGATGGCCATCTCATTCGTAGGCGCGTCGATCGTGTGGAGGTTCATCTACAGTTTCCGGCCGGAGGGCTTCGGTGAGCAGATCGGCCTTCTCAACGGCATCCTCATCCAGCTTGGCGGTGAGCCACGGGCCTGGTTGTCGTGGGACCCCTGGAACAATCTCTTTTTGATGGTCATCATGATCTGGCTTCAGACTGGTTTTGCCATGGTCATCCTCTCGGCGGCGATCAAGGCGGTCCCCGACGACTTCCTGGAGGCCGCCCGAATAGACGGCGCATCCGAACTGCAGATATTCTGGCGCATAATCATCCCATCCATCATGTCCTCGATCGTGGTCGTTTCCACGACGATGGTCATCAGCGTTCTCAAGATCTTCGACATCGTCTGGGTGATGACCGGCGGTGAGACGGGGACGGAGGTGATCGCCGAACGGATGGTGCGGTGGTTCTTCCGCAATGACCATGATGGGAGGGGTGCGGCCATCGCCGTCGTGCTCTTCATTGCGATCATCCCGATCATGTTGCTGAATGTGCGCCGGTTCCGGCAGGAGGAGGCGATCCGATGACGGCTTCGACCACGATGCTCCAGAGCGAAGTCCCGGTCAAGAAGAGCGGCTTCTTCGGCCGCCTGCTGGAACGGTGGCCTGTCAAGCTGGGTCTCCTGATCATCGTTATCTTGTGGATAATCCCGACCCTTGGTCTGTTGATCAGCTCGTTCCGATTGCCGAACCTTGTGTCTACCACCGGATGGTGGAAGGTGTTCGGCAGTTTGGCCGACACGGCCCAGTGGACCCTCGAAAACTACCGCAACGTGCTGTCGTCGGAAGGCTTCGGCAACGCGTTTCTCAACAGCCTGGCCGTGACCATTCCGGCCACGGTCATTCCGATCGCGATAGCCGCCTTCGCTGCCTACGCCTTCGCGTGGATGGATTTCCGGGGACGGCAGTGGATGTTTGTGACCGTCGTGGGTCTCCTGGTCGTTCCGCTCCAGATGGCGTTGATCCCGATCCTGCGCCTCTACAGCTCAGGAGCCTTCATCGGTGACTTCCAAATCTTCCCAGATCTGAACCTAAACGGCACCTACATGGCCGTCTGGCTCGCGCACACCGGATTCGGCTTGCCCCTGGCCGTGTATCTGTTGCGCAACTACATCGGGGGATTGCCTTCGTCGACGATCGAGTCGGCTCATATCGACGGAGCCAGCCACTTCACGATCTTCTGGAGGCTGATCGTTCCGCTGTCGGTACCTGCCCTGGCCTCGTTTGCGATCTTCCAGTTCCTCTGGGTCTGGAATGACTTCCTGGTGGCGCTCGTGTTCCTGGGTGGAACTCCCGACGTACGGGTTCTTACGCAAGCGCTGGCCGAATTGAATGGAACCAGGGGCGAAGCCTGGCACCTGCTGACGGCCGGAGCGTTCATCACCATGGTGCTGCCACTCACTGTCTTCTTCTCACTGCAGCGATACTTCGTGCGAGGTCTGACCGCAGGTTCGGTGAAGGGCTGAGAGTTGCCGAGACGGCTACCCTCGGCGGGTCATGACGACTCGCCCTGATACCGCGCTGAACCCACGTCGAAGATGGCTGGCTATTGGCGCGGCCACCGTCCCGCTGGTGTTCAGCTATGTTTCGATCGCCGCCGCCTTCACCACCGACGCCGATGGTGAGTCCCTGGTCGGACCGGGTGCGGCGGCTCTTGGTTTGGGTTTGGCCCCGTTCGTGTTCATGCTGCTCGCCTTCGTCTCGGCGCACCGGAATCCCGGTACGGCCGTGCTGAAGGCAATGGGGCTGTTCCTGCTGCTGGCCTTCCCGATCGGGGTGCTGGCACCGGCTCTTGGTGCAACCGCGGGGTACGCGGCTGGTGGAACGGTGGCACTCCGCGCAGATGAACGGTCACGGGCCAGATGGATCGCAGTGGGCTTCACCATTGTGTATGTTTTGATCCTGCTCCTGGTCGCCCCTGCCGCCGGGCTCTTCACAGGCGCGGTCTTACCCCTGCTCGCCATCGGTTTCGCAGACGAGTACGTCGACTGGAAGGCAGCGCGAGCGGAGACGGGTTGAGGCCGATGGGGCGACGTTCGAGGCTCGCTACTCGTTGACGATTCGATCTAATCCGACTCCCACCCGGTAGGCGAGTGCACCACCGACGCCGGCCATCAGCGGATTCTCGATGGCCGCTCGCAGCGGCCCGCCGCGAGTTGCCGGCGCCCAGCAATCCAAGGCTGGTATTGATGGGAGCGATCGGTTCGCTCAGTCGTTGAGAAGCAAAGACCAGTCGATCGGCTGGGTGTGATCCAGGCGGCGCTCGGCTGGAGGCATCGGGTACTTCAGCCCGTTGCCGCAGTTGAACAGGACTACCTGGTCGGACCGGTCAATCTGCCCGGCTTCGAGCGCCTGCAGGTAGGCGGCGAGCGTGGCCGCTCCTTCAGGGCTCATCAACAGACCGTCTTCGCGCGCCGCCCGACCGTGGGCTTCTTCGATGGCGGAGTCTTCGACCGCGATGGCGAATCCTCCGCTGTCCCGGACGGCTTCGAGTATCAGGAAGTCGCCGATCGCCATGGGTACCCGGATTCCCGCTGCCACGGTGTGGGCGTCTTCCCACAACTCAGCGTGGTCCGCTCCGTCTCGCCACGCCTTGACGATCGGAGCGCATCCGGTCGCCTGCACCGCCACCATGCGCGGCTTCTTGGCGCCCAGCCAGCCGATCGCCTCGAGTTCTGTGAACGCTTTCCACATGCCGATCAAACCGGTTCCGCCCCCGGTCGGATAGAAGATGACGTCGGGCACCTGCCACCCGAGCTGCTCAGCGAGTTCGAGGCCCATCGTCTTCTTGCCCTCTATCCGATAGGGCTCTTTGAGGGTGGAGGCATCGAACCAGCCCATGATTTCTTTGCCCTGTCCGACGACTCGGCCGCAGTCGTTGATAAGGCCGTTGACGCGGAACGTGCGGGCGCCCTGCAGGGCGATTTCGCGCACATTCACTTCCGGCGTGTCGTCCGGGCAGAACACGAAGGTCTCGATTCCCGCTCTACTACCGTATGCGGCCAGTGCAGCTCCGGCGTTGCCATTGGTCGGCATGGCCATCCGGGTGATGCCCAGTTCTTTGGCCATCGAAACCGCTAGCGCCAAGCCGCGAGCCTTGAAAGAGCCGGTCGGTAGACGACCCTCATCCTTGACGAGAACCTGCCCGGCACTCACCTGCTCCCCGATCCGATGGAGAGGGATGAGCGGTGTTGCTTCTTCTCCGAGAGACACGATGTTCTCGGTCCTGCGGACCGGTAGAAACTCGCGATAGCGCCACAAATCGTTAGGGCGGGCGGAGAGGGCGCCCTTGTTGAGCGCCGCTCCAAGTTGCTCGAGGTCATATCGCACCAGCAGTGGCTTCCCGTGATCGGAGAGCCCGGCGACGACATCGGCCGGATAGCGCTCCCCGGTGGAGCTGCATTCGAGATGGGTGACAAAGGTGGCTCGATCTTCGGTGAGATTCTCCGACGAATACATCAAGCCTCCTTGCTGAAGTGGCTAGGTGCTAATGGCCAATGACCAACGGCCCCACTACCCATTCACGATCTTGTCGAATCCGAATCCCACCCAGTAGGCGAGTACACCACCGACGCCCGCCACCAGCAGATTCTCAATGGCCGCTCGCAGCGGCTTGCCGCGGGTTGCCCAGGTCTTGATGACGCCCACGATGAGCAAGCCGAGCACGGCGCCGATACCGGCAATCACCATGCCGGCGTGTGGGCTGGTGACGAGAGCGAAAGGAATGACTGCCGGAGCCGATCCCAGCAGGAACAGCCCGCCCGACATTCCGGCCGCCGCATAGGCGGAGCGCCGCTCGGAATCGAGGACGCCGAATTCGAGGGCCGTCATCACCCCGAGGAGGGCGTCGTCGTTGCCGTTGAAATGCTGAACGACTTCTTCACGAAGATCGCCTTTCAAACCGAGACCCTTCAGCAGATCCCGCAACTCGTGGAGTTCGTCCTCCCGAAAGTCGCGGATGTGTTGGCGTTCGAGGTTGATCTCACCCTGGAACACTTCATCCTGCGACTTGGTTGCCATGTACTCGCCGGCAGCCATGCTGACGGCGCCGGCAATGGCGCCCGCCACCCCTGTGAGCAGGACATTGCGGGTGGCCATTCCACCACCCACGACACCGGCGACCAGCAGGAACATCGACACGAGGCCGTCGTTGACGCCGAGAATCATGTCCCGCCAGTACTGACGATGTTTGCCGAGGTGTTCTGTGAAAGCTGGTCGGTGCCGGTAGCCGGGGTCGATATCCATGATCGAGAGTGTACGTCAGGACCCGGACAGTTCCCGAAGCCTGCTGAGCTCGACCTCCGGGGTTCCCTCGGTGAAGTACGAGTGGATCGGCAGGAGATTGAGCGGTGGTGCAGACCGGGCCCGTTCGAGCGCGTTTACGTAACCCTCGGCAGTGCGATCCCATGTGTAGCGGTCGAGCACTCGCTGCCGGCCGGCCTTCGCCAGGCGATCCCACTCGGGACCGAGTGCGCGTTCGAGGCCCCGGGCTATGTCAACAGGGTCGGCTGGATCGATCAGCACGCCGTATTCGGTGCTCCCATCGACGAGGCTCTCGGAAGGCCCTCCGTTGCGGGTGGCGACGATGGCGAGGCCGGCCGCGGCGGCTTCGAGCGGAGCCAGGCCGAACGGTTCGTAGAGGGCGGTGAGTGCAAAGACGGAGCGGCGCTCCGCGAAGTACCGGTACACGGCTGACAATGAAGCCTGCCCCTGGACCCCGAAGGCGGCGACTCTTCCGGCGAGACCACCCGCCTCGACGGCGGCTCGCAGGTCCTGCAACACGCCGAGTTCGATTTCTCCTGCACCGCTATCGGAGCGAAGCGGATCGTCGAGGGCGCCGGTGATGAACACCAGGTTGGCGGCCTCTCGCAGCGTCGGGCTGGCGGCGAAGGCCTCGACCAGCACAACAGGGTTCTTCTTGGGGTCGAGTCGGCTCGATGCGACGACCACTGGAAGTAATTGGCGGTCGGGAGCGAGATCCCTGCTCAGCCGGTCATCGACGAGCCGGCGAACCTCAGCTTCTACGGCATGGCGAACGTCGGTTCCGAACACATCGAGGGCGACACCGGGCGGGATGACGGAGAAGCGCGCATCCTCTGCGGTATCGACGGCGCCCGCGTAGGCGCGATGTCCATACTGTTCGAACCGTTCCTGGGCTGTGCTGGTGATCACGACGCCCGCGTGATTCATCCCCACCCGTTCTGCTTCGAGCCGTGGGGCGAAGTGGTAGTGAGCGTCCAACTGCTCCAGGGGCATTGACCCCGTCGACATCTTGTCGAACTTCTGCGCCCCCAGGCTGTGCCCGGTGAACGTGTACGGCACGCCGACCTCGGCTCGCAGCAGAGCTGCGGCAAGGCCACCGTCTCCGTAATGGCCGGTGGCCGCCTCTGGCATTGCCCCCTCGGCCCGGTAGTGCGCAACGATGCCGGGAACCCAATCCCGGCCCAGGTACGGCCACAGGTCTTCTTTCCGTAAGAAGGCGGATGAATCGCCGCAATCAATGCGAAGGATCCGAACGCCGCCCGGATAGGCGTCTTGCGCGGCGGAGAACTCCGGCCAGGCCGGATCGTCGATGCGGCGAGTGATGATGTCGACCCGGTGTCCGAGTGCAGCGAGGGCCATGGCCACATTCTTGACGTAGACGAGCTGGCCTCCGAAGTCGGGGTGCTCGGTCCAATACGAGTCGGCAGGGTCGAAGTTGCCTTGTGGATTCAGGAAGGCCAGATGCATCAGGGAATGGTAGGCGAAGAGAACCAGTCACCCGGCCGCCCTACACTCGGATGGCGATGGCATTCATGCGCGACGACATCGAGAGAGTTCGGTCGGCGACCAACATCGTCGATCTGGTGGATTCCGTGACCACCGTCCGCAAGCGCGGGCGGGCGGTCAAAGCGATCTGTCCGTTCCATCAGGAGAAGACGGCTTCGATGTCCATCGATGTCGCCAGGGGCCTATATCACTGCTTCGGGTGTGGAGCGGGAGGCGACGTCTTCAAGTTCGTCCAGGAGACCCAGGCGCTGGACTTTTCAGAGGCCGTCGAGCACCTGGCCGCCCGTTCGGGAATCACCCTCCGCATCGACAAGGAGGCCGCCAGGCAGCGCGGCGAACGACAGGCATTGATCGAAGCCATCGAGAAGGCGGTCGAGTTTTTCCACGATCGGCTGAAAAACGCTCCCGACGCGGCCTCCGCCAGGAAGTACCTGCGCGGGCGCGGCTACGACGGGGAGGTGGTCGACCGCTTCCAGATCGGTTACTCGCCTGCGGAAACCTGGGATGCGCTGGTCAGGTATCTCAGCGGCAAAGGCGTCAACGAAAAGACGATGCTGGACGCCGGTCTGGCGGCGCGCAACCAGCGAGGCGGGTTGCGGGACTGGTTCCGCGGGCGGGTCATGTTTCCCATCAACGACATCAGCGGCTCACCGGTCGGCTTTGGTGCCCGCCTCCTCGATGGGGAAGGGCCCAAGTATCTCAACTCGCCGGAGACCCGCATCTACCGGAAGGCACAGCTGTTGTACGGCCTCGATCTGGCCAAAGCGGCAATCACCCGGTCGGGTTACTCACTGGTTGTCGAGGGGTACACCGATGTGATCGGTCTCCATCTGGCGGACCTGCCGGTGGCGGTGGCGACTTGCGGCACGGCGCTGGGCGAGGAGCACTTCGATCTGTTGCGGCGTTTCTCGGAACGAATCGTGCTGGCCTTCGACGCAGATGAAGCCGGGGTTGGAGCGGCCCTGCGCGGCGACGAACTGTCCACTCCTGCGGATCTCGATCTCGACGTCAGGGTTGCTGTGATGCCCAGCGGAGCCGATCCTGCCGACATGGTGCAGTCGGGCCGGCTCGATGAACTCCGCCAGGCCGTCGAGGCATCGCGTCCTTTGCTGGAGTTCCGCATCGATCGAGAGTTGGAACACCACAACATCGGCGAAGCCGAGGGGAGGGCGCGTGCGGTCCGTTCAGCGGCCATGCTGATCGCCCGTCAGTCAGATGAGATCGTCCGCTCCGAGTATGCCCGACGCGTCGCCAGGGCCACGGGCGTTGATCTTGGTGCCGTCCTCAAGGCGGTGCAGGAAGCGCTGCGCAGCGGAGGCCATCCGGGTCGACGCTCTGAGTCCCCCGGGCCACCGTCCGCTCCGCCGCGCTCTACGCTGTCCGGGTCGGAGCAGGCCGAACGGGAGTTGCTGCGGCTGATGCTGGCGAACGACAGTCGTCTTCCGCTCGACGCTCTGGATCTGGACCTCTTCTCGCTCGCCGAGCACCGTGCGTACTTCGAGGCGGTGTATCCGTTGCTGTCGTCGACGCCGCCCGGAACCGTCATCGACCTCGGGGCCCTTCCGGAAGGGTGGGGTGACGCGCTACGGGTGATCGTCCTTGATGAGCGCCCGCTCGATCATGACCCGAAGGCCCTCGTGCAGCGGCTGGAACGGTGGCGAACCGAGCGCAGCATCGTCGAAGTCAGGAAGCAGATCGACGCGGAGACGGCCGGATCAGATACCCATTCAAATCTCCTCCGCCAGTTGATAGCTTTGGAGCGACGCAAGAGAGAGTTGGATAGCGAATAGTGGAGCACATCGTTGAAAAGGTGATCGCCGAGCTGATGAAGCGAAGCCAGCAGCGCGGCTTTCTGACCATGGGAGAAGTGCAGCAGGAACTCGAAGAGGCAGAGGCGCCCGTCGACGCGTTCGAAGCCGTACTGGACAAGCTCCGCGGTGGCGACGTGCGCATCCGGGAAGACGGCCCGCAGGTGTCCGACACGTCGATCGCAGACGAGGAGCGCATTTCGCTCTCAGACCCGGTCCGCATGTATCTCCAGGAGATCGGCCGTTACCGCCTGCTCACCACCCAGGAGGAGGTGGAGCTGGCCATGCGGGTCGAGGCGGGCATCCGGGCCAAGCTGCACCTCGCCGAAGCAGCAGAGGATGATGACGATCTGACGACGGAAGACCGCGCCATCCTCGACCGGGAGATCCGGCAAGGTGCGCGAGCCCAGAAACAGCTCGTCGAGTCGAACCTCCGACTCGTGGTTTCCATCGCCAAGAAGTACGTGGGTCGGGGGATGGCCCTGCTCGATCTGATTCAGGAAGGCAATCTCGGCTTGATGCGCGCCGTCGAGAAGTTCGACTATCGCAAGGGCTTCAAGTTCTCCACCTATGCGACC is a genomic window containing:
- a CDS encoding glycine--tRNA ligase, whose amino-acid sequence is MTITLDTITNLSKRRGFVFPSSEIYGGLRSAYDYGPLGVQLLRNVKEQWWRSMVQLRSDVVGLDSAVLQARKVWQASGHEAVFTDPMVECRNCHTRHRVDKLTDPDLCPNCGQRGQFTEARDFNLMFRTNMGPVDSDENLVYLRPETAQGIFINYENVRTTQRLKLPFGIAQVGKSFRNEITPGQFVFRTREFEQMEMEYFCRPEEAGQWFEYWIEIRSEWYRNLGMNENNLRIRKHDDDELSHYSAGTVDVEYRFPWGWDELEGIANRTDFDLRQHTEHSGQDLRYYDQEADLRFFPYVIEPAAGATRTTFAFLIDAYDEEEVRGEKRVVLRLDHRLAPYQLAVLPLSKKRELTEGAERVAATLRPLYNLEVDVTQAIGRRYRRQDEIGTPYCITYDFDSIEDAAVTVRDRDTMEQDRVSIDRLEEYLRTKLTA
- a CDS encoding LacI family DNA-binding transcriptional regulator encodes the protein MPTIFDVAQAAGVGVGTVSRVLNDSPAVSDATRSKVQAVISDLDYRPSSLARGLSLGTTNIIGAVVPKVTRPSSMERLRGVLDELGGSGYDLALYQVDGEEQRSSRIRDIVRPDRCSAGLLISLRAAPDEILVMTQAKRPVVTIDGHIEGLPGCHIDNVAGGRMATEHLLRLGHRVIAFVGDIEDDLGFNPGAARFEGYQEALRGLGIARRDDLIKTGPHSRESADELTRGLFGASDPPTGIVATSDTQAFGVMAAVRSQGLEVPTDVSVVGFDDLELAGHLGLTTVRQPLYESGVLGARMLLQQLDGHRDGLDVVELPLEVVVRETTAPPSKGSALYGA
- a CDS encoding ABC transporter substrate-binding protein, with amino-acid sequence MKKTRWISLFVALLLLAAACGSGDSTDTTVAEKPVVNVFGAFSGVEATAVQEVIDAELSSKDYSAVYEGSDSFEEQIKIRVDGGNPPDIALYPQPGALVQQAEAGKLIALEDLGFDMAALEATFGKYLLSLAEVDGKHYGLPTNTNLKSLIWYPLPEFTDAGYEVPTTWDELITLSDKIVADGGTPWCIGTGSDAATGWTATDWMEDIMLRTAGSDAYDQWVSGDLPFASPEVKRAAELLGQIVFTEGYVLGGAAAIPDIDFRDAPDPMFNNPPSCFLHRQASFITQFFNVPGEEEGASGLEAGVDYGVFAFPDIDPGVKGALGAGELAAVFVDRPEIREFLNDFTSTEVQCAQGASAAGRISPNTNVGADCYRDDILATASEAIVAALATEGFRFDASDLMPSEVGSGQFWTGMNVYMREGPDSLDKVLADIDAAWPR
- a CDS encoding sugar ABC transporter permease → MDDNQPGKGVLTSDKPVPVDELDRASGILVVLYRIIASLAVPVVSFIILWLTFNWLRDSDASRALQVVVAIVVGVGGVFALFWGMDFVVNQLPDRLREHVRPFVFVGPALVILSVYLVYPAINTLIISFKDKSQEAWVGLENYGFVFTDDAMLRSIRNTVLWIIIVPLISVGVGLAFATLADRLRRGEAVAKSLIFLPMAISFVGASIVWRFIYSFRPEGFGEQIGLLNGILIQLGGEPRAWLSWDPWNNLFLMVIMIWLQTGFAMVILSAAIKAVPDDFLEAARIDGASELQIFWRIIIPSIMSSIVVVSTTMVISVLKIFDIVWVMTGGETGTEVIAERMVRWFFRNDHDGRGAAIAVVLFIAIIPIMLLNVRRFRQEEAIR
- a CDS encoding carbohydrate ABC transporter permease gives rise to the protein MTASTTMLQSEVPVKKSGFFGRLLERWPVKLGLLIIVILWIIPTLGLLISSFRLPNLVSTTGWWKVFGSLADTAQWTLENYRNVLSSEGFGNAFLNSLAVTIPATVIPIAIAAFAAYAFAWMDFRGRQWMFVTVVGLLVVPLQMALIPILRLYSSGAFIGDFQIFPDLNLNGTYMAVWLAHTGFGLPLAVYLLRNYIGGLPSSTIESAHIDGASHFTIFWRLIVPLSVPALASFAIFQFLWVWNDFLVALVFLGGTPDVRVLTQALAELNGTRGEAWHLLTAGAFITMVLPLTVFFSLQRYFVRGLTAGSVKG
- a CDS encoding threonine synthase; amino-acid sequence: MYSSENLTEDRATFVTHLECSSTGERYPADVVAGLSDHGKPLLVRYDLEQLGAALNKGALSARPNDLWRYREFLPVRRTENIVSLGEEATPLIPLHRIGEQVSAGQVLVKDEGRLPTGSFKARGLALAVSMAKELGITRMAMPTNGNAGAALAAYGSRAGIETFVFCPDDTPEVNVREIALQGARTFRVNGLINDCGRVVGQGKEIMGWFDASTLKEPYRIEGKKTMGLELAEQLGWQVPDVIFYPTGGGTGLIGMWKAFTELEAIGWLGAKKPRMVAVQATGCAPIVKAWRDGADHAELWEDAHTVAAGIRVPMAIGDFLILEAVRDSGGFAIAVEDSAIEEAHGRAAREDGLLMSPEGAATLAAYLQALEAGQIDRSDQVVLFNCGNGLKYPMPPAERRLDHTQPIDWSLLLND
- a CDS encoding VIT1/CCC1 transporter family protein: MDIDPGYRHRPAFTEHLGKHRQYWRDMILGVNDGLVSMFLLVAGVVGGGMATRNVLLTGVAGAIAGAVSMAAGEYMATKSQDEVFQGEINLERQHIRDFREDELHELRDLLKGLGLKGDLREEVVQHFNGNDDALLGVMTALEFGVLDSERRSAYAAAGMSGGLFLLGSAPAVIPFALVTSPHAGMVIAGIGAVLGLLIVGVIKTWATRGKPLRAAIENLLVAGVGGVLAYWVGFGFDKIVNG
- a CDS encoding glycosyltransferase; this translates as MHLAFLNPQGNFDPADSYWTEHPDFGGQLVYVKNVAMALAALGHRVDIITRRIDDPAWPEFSAAQDAYPGGVRILRIDCGDSSAFLRKEDLWPYLGRDWVPGIVAHYRAEGAMPEAATGHYGDGGLAAALLRAEVGVPYTFTGHSLGAQKFDKMSTGSMPLEQLDAHYHFAPRLEAERVGMNHAGVVITSTAQERFEQYGHRAYAGAVDTAEDARFSVIPPGVALDVFGTDVRHAVEAEVRRLVDDRLSRDLAPDRQLLPVVVASSRLDPKKNPVVLVEAFAASPTLREAANLVFITGALDDPLRSDSGAGEIELGVLQDLRAAVEAGGLAGRVAAFGVQGQASLSAVYRYFAERRSVFALTALYEPFGLAPLEAAAAGLAIVATRNGGPSESLVDGSTEYGVLIDPADPVDIARGLERALGPEWDRLAKAGRQRVLDRYTWDRTAEGYVNALERARSAPPLNLLPIHSYFTEGTPEVELSRLRELSGS